A window from Salvia splendens isolate huo1 unplaced genomic scaffold, SspV2 ctg192, whole genome shotgun sequence encodes these proteins:
- the LOC121789274 gene encoding bZIP transcription factor 44-like yields the protein MATSSVTSSDSPPVMDQRKRKRMQSNRESARRSRMRKQKHLDDLMALAAQLRKENAMIRSSIGATAERCVSVEAENSVLAAQMMELTHRLGSLNEILSCIGSVSAAAAVGGGGGCMFQSEEFQVGDGAPWNSVGLSHHPIMAEMFDY from the coding sequence atGGCGACATCGAGCGTGACTTCGTCGGATTCGCCGCCGGTGATGGACCAGAGGAAGCGGAAGCGGATGCAATCGAACCGCGAATCGGCGCGGCGGTCGAGGATGCGGAAGCAGAAGCACCTGGACGATCTGATGGCGCTGGCGGCGCAGCTGAGGAAGGAGAACGCGATGATCCGGAGCAGCATCGGCGCCACCGCAGAGCGCTGCGTCAGTGTGGAGGCGGAGAACTCGGTGCTGGCCGCGCAAATGATGGAGCTGACGCATAGGCTCGGATCTCTCAATGAAATATTGAGCTGCATCGGTTCGGTTAGCGCCGCCGCTGccgtcggcggcggcggaggatgCATGTTTCAGTCGGAGGAGTTTCAGGTTGGTGATGGCGCGCCGTGGAACTCGGTGGGGCTGAGCCACCACCCAATCATGGCGGAGATGTTTGATTATTGA